Proteins encoded within one genomic window of Candidatus Eisenbacteria bacterium:
- a CDS encoding response regulator, producing MPEEMKRQYEVFLRTVTRTQEFETLQEKLDTLAAGIVEAQTWRRALISLFDENWNVTRIGSANVDPEDLKRIRRRPPLSPEERKKLFDERYRLGHSFFIPHDDVDSREILKKGLASRRDRSEFVDWHPNDVLFVPLHGSGHRIIGTLSVDDPNDGRRPTAESLRIIELFAREAATCIETSLLIDELKKTRTYLQTLIEDSPDAIITTDNMGNVVVFNGGASRLLGYGPDEIIGKPVLNLYASKEDAKQVMFALRARRSGGESGKISNHETTVRAKSGEEIPVSLSASILRDPEGRVIGTAGISKDLRPMRKLETELIKAEKIATLGEVGAMLSHEVNNFLESILSACELSHRFLGDSEVKCVLDEKGLKREVEKEKYRLRVIQEEALRIGQITEKLQLMAKGKEYKTKKYLDGVAMIDVDKSLEKLTEAKEIRVLVADDQLHVRKFLKEILEDDGFTVDQVEDGEEAIEAARNGNYDLLISDIRMPGKNGNEVVAALKEIAPDLPVILITAYGYDPSHIAVRAKREGVVDVLYKPFDLRKLKEAMSRALSGRTAG from the coding sequence TTGCCGGAAGAAATGAAACGACAGTACGAGGTTTTCCTCCGCACCGTCACCCGAACCCAGGAGTTCGAGACCCTTCAAGAGAAACTGGACACTCTCGCCGCCGGAATCGTGGAAGCCCAGACCTGGCGCCGCGCCCTCATCTCCCTCTTCGACGAAAACTGGAACGTGACGCGGATCGGGTCGGCCAACGTGGACCCGGAGGATCTGAAACGGATCCGCCGTCGCCCTCCCCTCTCTCCGGAGGAGAGAAAAAAGCTGTTCGACGAGCGCTATCGTCTCGGCCATTCCTTCTTCATCCCCCACGACGACGTCGACTCGAGGGAGATCCTGAAAAAGGGGTTGGCGAGCCGCAGGGACCGCTCCGAGTTCGTGGATTGGCACCCGAACGACGTCCTTTTCGTTCCCCTTCACGGCAGCGGGCATCGCATCATCGGCACTCTTTCGGTGGACGACCCCAACGACGGCCGCCGTCCCACGGCCGAGTCGCTCCGCATCATCGAACTCTTCGCCCGCGAGGCGGCGACGTGCATCGAGACGAGTCTTCTCATCGACGAGCTGAAGAAGACCCGAACCTACCTGCAGACCCTGATCGAGGACTCGCCGGACGCGATCATCACCACCGACAACATGGGGAACGTGGTGGTCTTCAACGGCGGCGCCTCCCGGCTGCTCGGCTACGGACCGGACGAGATCATCGGCAAGCCGGTGCTGAACCTGTACGCCTCCAAAGAGGACGCGAAGCAGGTCATGTTCGCCCTCCGCGCCCGCCGCTCCGGCGGCGAGTCGGGAAAGATCTCCAACCACGAGACGACGGTCCGCGCCAAATCGGGCGAGGAGATTCCGGTCAGCCTCTCCGCGTCCATCCTGCGCGACCCGGAGGGACGGGTGATCGGCACCGCCGGCATCTCCAAGGACCTCCGGCCGATGCGCAAGCTCGAGACGGAGCTGATCAAGGCGGAGAAGATCGCCACCCTCGGCGAGGTGGGCGCCATGCTCTCCCACGAGGTGAATAACTTTCTCGAGTCGATTCTCTCCGCCTGTGAGCTTTCGCACCGTTTTCTCGGCGACAGCGAGGTGAAGTGCGTTCTCGACGAGAAGGGGCTGAAGCGGGAGGTGGAGAAGGAGAAGTACCGGCTCCGGGTGATCCAGGAAGAGGCGCTCCGGATCGGGCAGATCACCGAAAAGCTTCAGCTCATGGCGAAGGGGAAGGAGTACAAGACCAAGAAATACCTCGACGGCGTGGCGATGATCGACGTGGATAAGAGCCTGGAGAAGCTGACCGAGGCGAAAGAGATTCGCGTGTTGGTCGCCGACGACCAGCTCCACGTGCGCAAGTTCCTCAAGGAGATCCTGGAGGACGACGGCTTCACGGTGGACCAGGTGGAGGACGGTGAGGAGGCGATCGAAGCGGCGCGGAACGGAAACTACGACCTGCTCATCAGCGATATCCGCATGCCGGGAAAGAACGGCAACGAGGTGGTGGCCGCGCTGAAAGAGATCGCGCCGGATCTTCCGGTGATCCTGATCACCGCTTACGGGTATGATCCCTCCCACATCGCCGTGCGGGCGAAGCGGGAGGGTGTCGTGGACGTCCTCTACAAGCCCTTCGACCTCCGCAAGCTGAAGGAGGCGATGAGCCGCGCCCTCTCCGGGCGCACCGCCGGTTGA
- a CDS encoding sulfatase — protein sequence MRGRSIPVRFARTALVLLALLTAGCGGRDRPNILLLTLDTTRTDRFAFYGGDGGHVLDEFAREAIVFEHAYCQAPITKPSHASMLTSRYPRTHGVMGNQDDLPEEEPLLSEFLLARGYQTAAFTSVRLLTPKSGFGRGFETFGEPPDDGRRSRPGRETIEETLAWLRGRDRTRPFFLWVHLFDPHFPYKWEEGEEGFPPLPPYDGPVMSGKIQEILESERPLTAADRDRIHALYAGKVRYADYWTGRLFDALRSEGFWEDTEIFVLSDHGEAFDHGVFLEHVNSLYQSAARIVFLWKRSAGEGGGGRRIGAPVQTLDLFPTVADLLGAGTPPTAEGRSLLPLLEGTEEPRRYAVIEEPPVTPDGAERIQERNAAFFTPDYDDEPRPPRLSGERIAVTDGEWKYVFDTEGGEEFYRLSDDPEERINRIDGADPDPLSRLRHELFRWREKRPARETAPAESLDPSTREMLEGLGYL from the coding sequence ATGCGCGGCAGATCCATCCCCGTCCGATTCGCGCGGACCGCGCTCGTCCTCCTCGCCCTTCTTACCGCCGGCTGCGGCGGCCGGGACCGGCCGAACATCCTCCTCCTCACTCTGGATACGACGAGAACGGACCGGTTCGCTTTTTACGGCGGCGACGGCGGCCACGTCCTGGACGAATTCGCCCGGGAGGCGATCGTCTTCGAGCACGCCTACTGCCAGGCGCCGATCACCAAGCCCTCCCACGCGTCGATGCTCACCTCCCGCTACCCGCGCACCCACGGCGTGATGGGGAATCAGGACGATCTCCCCGAGGAGGAGCCGCTCCTCTCGGAGTTCCTTCTGGCGCGGGGCTACCAGACCGCCGCTTTCACCAGCGTCCGGCTGCTCACCCCGAAATCCGGTTTCGGGCGCGGATTCGAGACCTTCGGCGAACCGCCCGACGACGGCCGCCGCTCCCGTCCCGGCCGGGAAACCATAGAGGAAACCCTCGCCTGGCTCCGCGGCCGGGACAGGACCCGCCCCTTTTTCCTCTGGGTTCACCTCTTCGATCCCCACTTCCCCTACAAATGGGAAGAGGGCGAAGAAGGGTTCCCGCCGCTCCCCCCCTACGACGGACCGGTGATGTCCGGTAAGATCCAGGAGATCCTCGAATCGGAGCGGCCGCTCACCGCCGCCGACCGGGATCGAATCCACGCCCTCTACGCCGGCAAGGTGCGCTACGCCGATTATTGGACCGGCCGTCTGTTCGACGCGCTCCGCTCGGAGGGGTTCTGGGAAGACACGGAAATTTTCGTGCTCAGCGATCACGGCGAGGCTTTCGACCACGGCGTCTTTCTCGAACACGTCAACTCGCTCTATCAGTCCGCCGCCCGGATCGTCTTCCTCTGGAAGAGAAGCGCCGGCGAAGGCGGCGGGGGGCGGCGGATCGGCGCGCCGGTGCAGACCCTGGACCTCTTCCCCACCGTCGCGGATCTGCTCGGCGCCGGAACTCCCCCTACGGCGGAGGGGCGCTCCCTCCTTCCGCTCCTCGAGGGGACCGAGGAACCGCGCCGCTACGCCGTCATCGAGGAACCGCCGGTGACGCCGGATGGAGCGGAGAGAATCCAAGAAAGGAACGCCGCTTTCTTCACGCCCGATTACGACGACGAGCCGCGGCCGCCGCGCCTTTCGGGGGAACGGATCGCCGTGACCGATGGTGAGTGGAAATACGTATTCGACACGGAGGGGGGAGAGGAGTTCTACCGGCTTTCCGACGACCCGGAGGAAAGGATCAACCGGATCGACGGGGCGGACCCGGACCCGCTCTCCCGATTGAGGCACGAGTTGTTCCGGTGGCGGGAGAAACGGCCCGCCCGCGAAACCGCGCCGGCGGAGTCCCTCGATCCGTCCACCCGCGAGATGTTGGAAGGATTGGGATACCTATAG
- a CDS encoding NAD+ synthase, giving the protein MKLRIGLAQINTTVGDLHGNAERMIERALVAEEAGADLVAFPELAVSGYPPEDLLFRGDFLEGCRDAVERIAASSGEAALVVGFPERDGEGVYNAAAILQRGRIRGVYRKNVLPNYGVFDENRYFRSGFRGMLLEMSGARIAIHVCEDSWRSGGAPVERVRAAGAGLLLNISASPYSMGKMEIRRRTLAEAVAVGGAPVAYVNLVGGQDELVFDGGSIIVGAGGAVLAEARRFEEDLLLYGLDFGGTAAAESRDDADGRAGTWDRVSLVPRSGGERPPLSAAPVERIGADEEVYRALLLGTRDYVRKNGFRRVVVGVSGGIDSALVAVIARDALGGENVIGVTMPSRFTSEGTRGDADALAERLGMEWIALPIEPVVRAYEELLAGPFAEREPDVTEENIQARVRGNLLMALSNKFGWLVLSTGNKSETAVGYCTLYGDMAGGLAVLKDVPKTLVYRLARWRNARPDGPVIPEGILERPPTAELRPDQKDSDSLPEYDRLDPIIEEYVERDADPRRIAERLADPETVRRVVRLVDGNEYKRRQAPPGIKITPKAFGKDRRMPITNRYGGGF; this is encoded by the coding sequence ATGAAGCTCCGGATCGGTCTGGCGCAGATCAACACCACCGTCGGCGATCTCCACGGCAACGCGGAGAGGATGATCGAGCGCGCCCTCGTCGCCGAGGAGGCGGGCGCCGACCTGGTCGCCTTCCCGGAGCTGGCCGTTTCCGGATACCCGCCGGAGGATCTTCTCTTTCGCGGCGACTTCCTGGAGGGTTGCCGCGACGCGGTGGAGAGGATCGCCGCCTCATCCGGGGAGGCGGCCCTGGTGGTCGGATTCCCCGAGAGAGACGGCGAGGGTGTGTATAACGCCGCGGCGATTCTTCAGAGGGGACGGATACGGGGGGTCTACCGGAAAAACGTGCTTCCCAACTACGGCGTCTTTGACGAGAACCGCTATTTCCGATCCGGATTCAGGGGGATGCTGCTCGAAATGTCGGGCGCCCGGATCGCGATTCATGTCTGCGAAGACTCCTGGCGGAGCGGCGGCGCGCCGGTCGAGCGCGTGCGCGCCGCGGGAGCCGGCCTGCTGCTCAACATCTCCGCCTCCCCCTACTCCATGGGGAAGATGGAGATCCGGCGGCGGACGCTCGCCGAAGCGGTCGCGGTGGGCGGGGCGCCCGTCGCTTATGTGAACCTGGTGGGCGGACAGGACGAGTTGGTTTTCGACGGCGGAAGCATCATCGTCGGCGCCGGGGGCGCGGTGTTGGCTGAGGCGCGGCGTTTCGAGGAGGACCTCCTCCTTTACGGTTTGGACTTCGGCGGCACGGCCGCCGCCGAATCCCGGGACGACGCGGATGGGCGCGCCGGAACGTGGGACCGGGTTTCTCTCGTTCCCCGTTCCGGAGGAGAACGCCCGCCTCTCTCCGCCGCTCCGGTCGAGCGGATCGGCGCGGACGAGGAGGTGTACCGCGCCCTCCTGCTCGGGACGCGGGACTACGTCCGCAAGAACGGATTCCGGCGCGTGGTGGTCGGCGTGAGCGGCGGGATCGACTCGGCGCTGGTGGCGGTGATCGCCCGGGACGCCCTCGGCGGGGAGAACGTGATCGGCGTGACCATGCCGAGTCGCTTTACCAGTGAAGGAACCCGTGGGGACGCGGACGCCCTGGCGGAGCGGCTCGGCATGGAGTGGATCGCTCTCCCCATCGAGCCGGTGGTCCGCGCCTACGAGGAACTTCTCGCCGGTCCCTTCGCCGAGAGGGAGCCGGACGTGACGGAGGAGAACATCCAGGCCCGGGTGCGCGGGAATCTCCTCATGGCGCTCTCCAACAAGTTCGGCTGGCTCGTCCTCTCCACGGGGAACAAGAGCGAGACCGCCGTCGGTTACTGCACGCTCTACGGCGACATGGCGGGCGGACTGGCCGTCCTGAAGGACGTGCCGAAGACTCTCGTCTACCGATTGGCGCGTTGGAGGAACGCTCGGCCGGACGGTCCCGTCATCCCCGAGGGCATTTTGGAGAGGCCGCCGACGGCGGAGCTGCGGCCGGATCAAAAGGACTCGGACTCCCTCCCCGAGTACGACCGGCTCGATCCGATCATCGAGGAGTACGTGGAGAGGGACGCCGATCCGAGACGGATCGCGGAACGCCTCGCCGATCCGGAAACGGTGCGCCGGGTGGTCCGGCTGGTGGACGGGAACGAGTACAAGCGCCGCCAGGCGCCTCCGGGAATCAAGATCACGCCGAAGGCTTTCGGCAAGGACCGGCGGATGCCGATCACCAACCGTTACGGCGGCGGCTTCTAG
- a CDS encoding choice-of-anchor J domain-containing protein, whose amino-acid sequence MKKLAALLVIGVFLAGTAWAEKVEHPKHRLYPTPHHMVSYTRDYFEGFENTFPPVGWTTTITNASYTWGQDSYPYEGLYGAYIGWQAGTPQDEWLKFSYAIASGENHLVFATMGSPYWTMNADFQVWVNGVMAWSFYNDWTGGDFEWGVIDIDLSSYIGQTVEIGFRYVGDDGADHHLDAVAINGGYTPPPPPENDTCDGAIVLPCGPVNVSGSTELAADDYSPGEYGTSCTGYQALGNDVVYKMVLPSGADVDLTYSCSFDNSLYIVTDCADPINSCVVGADATVSGVEQIIATLAPGTYYVIVDAYGSGYGHYSLTGDITCAGTATQKSTWGKVKKKWR is encoded by the coding sequence ATGAAGAAACTGGCAGCGCTCCTCGTCATCGGCGTATTCCTCGCCGGAACCGCCTGGGCGGAAAAAGTGGAGCACCCCAAACACAGACTGTACCCGACGCCGCATCACATGGTGTCGTACACGCGGGACTACTTCGAGGGGTTCGAGAACACCTTCCCGCCGGTCGGCTGGACGACGACGATCACCAACGCCTCCTATACCTGGGGGCAGGATTCCTATCCTTATGAGGGGCTTTACGGCGCATACATCGGGTGGCAGGCGGGAACTCCCCAGGACGAGTGGCTGAAGTTCAGCTACGCGATCGCCTCCGGTGAGAACCACCTCGTCTTCGCCACCATGGGAAGCCCCTACTGGACGATGAACGCCGACTTCCAGGTATGGGTGAACGGCGTGATGGCCTGGTCTTTCTACAACGATTGGACCGGCGGCGACTTCGAGTGGGGCGTGATCGACATCGACCTCTCCTCCTACATCGGCCAGACCGTGGAGATCGGCTTCCGCTACGTCGGGGACGACGGCGCGGACCATCACCTGGACGCCGTGGCGATCAACGGGGGCTACACGCCGCCGCCGCCGCCGGAGAACGACACCTGCGACGGCGCCATCGTTCTCCCCTGCGGGCCGGTGAACGTCAGCGGCAGCACCGAGCTGGCCGCCGACGACTACTCGCCCGGCGAGTACGGCACCAGTTGCACCGGATATCAAGCACTCGGCAACGACGTGGTCTACAAGATGGTGCTGCCGAGCGGCGCGGACGTGGATCTCACCTACAGCTGCAGCTTCGACAACTCCCTCTACATCGTGACCGATTGCGCCGATCCGATCAACAGCTGCGTCGTCGGCGCGGACGCGACGGTGAGCGGCGTGGAACAGATCATCGCCACGCTGGCTCCGGGCACCTACTATGTGATCGTCGACGCTTACGGTAGCGGCTACGGTCACTACTCCCTGACCGGTGACATCACCTGCGCCGGCACCGCCACGCAGAAGAGCACCTGGGGGAAAGTGAAGAAGAAATGGCGCTAG
- a CDS encoding choice-of-anchor J domain-containing protein yields MKRAVTIIVLGLFLVVAGGAAASNITVNKPDHPRYCDYQTPQHDVQLRESCEGFEGAFPPAGWTLGTTNPSYTWFKDASSYEGSYAAKVGWQVGNPQDETLSFSHLINSAAGEDHLTFYTMGSPYWSSNANLTVEVNGAEMFDYSLENQGGTFVWEEYDIDLSAYNGQTVDITFRYAGDDGADHHLDYVCIGGGVTPPEVPENDLCDGAIPLPCGNVNVSGSTELANDDYSPGEYGNSCTGYSASGNDVVYSITLGAATVVDLYYTAANDGSFYIVTDCADPEGTCVIGADATFSGDTETISTTLDAGTYYLILDGYSGSGTFTLTGLIDCTVNTEETSWGAVKKMYR; encoded by the coding sequence ATGAAACGAGCAGTAACGATTATCGTCCTCGGCCTGTTCCTCGTGGTGGCCGGCGGCGCGGCCGCAAGCAACATCACGGTGAACAAGCCGGACCATCCCCGGTACTGTGATTACCAGACGCCGCAACACGACGTGCAGTTGCGGGAGAGCTGCGAGGGTTTCGAAGGCGCCTTCCCGCCCGCCGGCTGGACGCTGGGGACAACCAATCCCTCGTACACATGGTTTAAGGACGCCTCCTCCTACGAGGGATCCTATGCGGCGAAAGTGGGTTGGCAGGTGGGGAACCCGCAGGACGAGACGCTCTCCTTCTCGCACCTGATCAATTCGGCCGCCGGCGAGGATCACCTCACCTTCTACACTATGGGGAGCCCCTACTGGTCGTCGAACGCCAACCTCACCGTCGAGGTGAACGGCGCGGAGATGTTCGACTACTCCTTGGAGAACCAGGGCGGCACCTTCGTATGGGAGGAGTACGATATCGATCTGTCCGCCTACAACGGCCAGACGGTGGATATCACCTTCCGCTACGCCGGTGACGACGGCGCGGACCACCATCTCGATTACGTCTGCATCGGCGGGGGTGTGACTCCTCCCGAAGTGCCGGAGAACGACTTGTGCGACGGCGCCATTCCCCTTCCCTGCGGCAACGTGAACGTCAGCGGGAGCACGGAGCTGGCGAACGACGATTACTCGCCGGGTGAGTACGGCAACAGCTGCACCGGGTACTCCGCCAGCGGCAACGACGTGGTTTACTCCATCACGCTCGGCGCGGCGACGGTGGTGGACCTTTACTACACCGCGGCCAACGACGGATCCTTCTACATCGTGACCGACTGCGCCGACCCGGAGGGGACCTGCGTCATCGGCGCCGACGCCACCTTTTCCGGCGACACCGAGACGATCTCCACCACCCTCGACGCCGGGACCTATTATCTGATTCTGGACGGTTACAGCGGTAGCGGAACATTCACGCTGACCGGGCTCATCGACTGCACGGTGAACACGGAGGAGACTTCCTGGGGCGCGGTGAAGAAGATGTACCGCTAG
- a CDS encoding glycosyltransferase family 2 protein, whose protein sequence is MPAFNAEATLERTFRDIPEGVVDEIILTDDGSADRTAEIAGRLGMVVLRHQENRGYGANQKTCYDAALARGATVVVMIHPDYQYDPRVIPFAVGFLDTGICDVVIGSRIRTRRETLDSGMPAWKYVSNRALTFIENLLLGQNLGDFHSGFRVFRREVLETIDYRGNSDDFVFDTQVLAQAVFFGFRIGDVPIPSRYFPEASSIGFRRSVTYGLQTLGVMGSFLLHRAGWIRSPLFRRAVAAGASSPISS, encoded by the coding sequence ATGCCCGCCTTCAACGCGGAGGCGACTCTGGAGCGCACTTTCCGGGACATCCCGGAAGGGGTGGTGGACGAGATCATCCTGACCGACGACGGCAGCGCGGACAGGACCGCCGAGATCGCCGGGCGACTCGGCATGGTCGTCCTCCGGCACCAAGAGAACCGGGGGTACGGGGCGAATCAAAAAACCTGCTACGATGCGGCGCTCGCCCGCGGCGCTACCGTGGTTGTGATGATCCACCCCGACTACCAATACGATCCCCGCGTGATCCCCTTCGCCGTCGGCTTTCTCGATACGGGCATCTGCGACGTGGTGATCGGCTCCCGCATCCGCACCCGACGGGAAACGCTGGACTCGGGGATGCCGGCCTGGAAATACGTCAGTAACCGCGCTCTTACTTTTATTGAAAACTTATTATTGGGACAGAACTTAGGAGATTTTCACTCCGGCTTTCGCGTCTTCCGCCGGGAGGTCCTCGAGACGATCGACTACCGCGGGAATTCGGACGATTTCGTCTTCGACACCCAGGTCCTCGCCCAGGCGGTCTTTTTCGGATTTCGTATCGGCGACGTGCCGATCCCTTCCCGCTACTTCCCGGAAGCCTCTTCGATCGGGTTCCGGCGGAGCGTGACCTACGGGCTTCAGACACTCGGCGTGATGGGGAGTTTCCTTCTGCATCGCGCCGGTTGGATCCGATCGCCTCTTTTCCGGCGGGCCGTCGCCGCGGGCGCCTCTTCACCTATCTCCTCTTAG